Proteins from one Deltaproteobacteria bacterium genomic window:
- a CDS encoding FtsX-like permease family protein → MNFSLLNVSIGYISKHGLQSFLLVLGIALGVALVVSVDLANQSANRSLALSTETLTGGFSHRITADGSGIEERLYRELTLVPGVRAISPHVEGYVKAPPLDGRTFRILGIDPLAGAGPGRGERSYMEYVPEGALDELLTEPGGVLVSGDISSKYELDVGTTLELEYGADTIAVRVIGIIDTGEESVPESLGGVFIADISTAQELLGKIGLLTYIDIAVDEDTPEGKAALSRIREILPAGARVERPGNLAESTRSMTRAFELNLLALSLLALFVGVFLIYNTVTFSVLQRREMYGTLRALGVTRRQVFGMVLSEALVIGLIGALAGLALGVLLGRGIVGLVTRTINDLYFTLTVTDFTVSYYTLLKGLLLGVAASVFAALIPAAEASGVKPAGAFRRSLLESSLLKSIPVLSLIGIALLLLGVFAIYLPGSGLGLSLVSLFLILLGSSFLVPLATNRLTRLYSVLLRRAGAVYRMAPGNIIRSISRTGVAIASLTIAVSVIVSVDIMIGSFRTTVADWLDYTLNADIFISMPSGSISGDAGIDPGIIDRLKGVPGVDRAATVRRVILNTPRYGRLNLVAVTEDVGIKNRKFLWSESGGADLWKKMQSGSVLVSESFANRNGIKHVPGAVVELPTDSGSMEFKISGVYYDYGAQGGIVLMSDELYREYWKDRLITSVAAFVSPGSDVGRVMEEMRNSISGRYNLTLRSNRGLKESAIDTFDRTFTITTALRILVVIVAFIGVLSSLMSLQLERAREFGVLRALGVTVSQLRRMTFLENGIIGLTAGMLSIPIGVVLSLILIYVVNLRSFGWTLEFSAEPRYFIEALVIALVAAVCAGIYPAFRIGKLNTASLMREE, encoded by the coding sequence ATGAATTTTTCACTCTTAAATGTGAGTATCGGCTACATCTCGAAGCACGGACTCCAGAGCTTCCTGCTCGTTCTGGGAATCGCGCTCGGTGTGGCGTTGGTAGTGTCGGTGGACCTTGCGAATCAGAGCGCGAACCGTTCGCTCGCCCTCTCGACGGAAACCCTTACAGGCGGGTTTAGTCACAGGATTACCGCCGACGGTTCCGGTATAGAAGAGCGGTTATACCGCGAGCTGACACTGGTGCCGGGTGTCCGCGCTATCTCCCCTCACGTTGAGGGTTATGTGAAAGCGCCCCCCCTTGACGGCAGGACATTCCGCATCCTGGGCATCGACCCCCTGGCGGGCGCGGGTCCCGGCAGAGGCGAGCGGAGCTACATGGAATATGTCCCCGAAGGAGCACTGGATGAGCTATTAACAGAGCCCGGCGGGGTGCTTGTCTCGGGTGATATTTCTAGTAAATACGAGTTGGATGTCGGCACAACCCTGGAGCTTGAATACGGAGCGGACACGATCGCCGTGCGTGTTATAGGCATTATTGATACCGGAGAAGAGAGCGTTCCCGAAAGTCTGGGCGGCGTTTTTATCGCCGATATTTCCACCGCTCAGGAGCTTCTCGGCAAGATCGGTCTTCTTACTTACATAGACATTGCCGTCGATGAAGACACGCCTGAGGGGAAAGCTGCGCTCAGCCGGATAAGGGAAATTCTGCCTGCGGGCGCCAGGGTCGAGCGTCCCGGCAATTTAGCGGAATCCACCAGAAGCATGACAAGGGCCTTTGAGCTCAACCTGCTCGCGCTCAGCCTGCTCGCGCTCTTTGTAGGCGTTTTCCTTATCTATAACACGGTTACTTTCTCCGTTTTACAGAGGAGGGAAATGTACGGCACGCTCAGGGCCCTGGGCGTAACGAGGCGGCAGGTCTTCGGTATGGTTTTGTCCGAAGCGCTGGTAATCGGTTTAATCGGCGCCCTTGCCGGGCTCGCTCTGGGCGTATTACTGGGACGGGGTATAGTCGGTCTCGTTACGAGGACGATAAACGATCTTTACTTCACGCTCACCGTAACGGATTTCACGGTTTCCTATTACACCTTACTCAAAGGACTATTATTAGGCGTTGCCGCTTCCGTCTTTGCCGCCCTCATACCGGCTGCGGAGGCTTCCGGGGTCAAGCCGGCGGGCGCCTTCCGGCGCTCTCTGCTGGAAAGCTCTCTCCTTAAATCGATTCCGGTTTTAAGCCTGATCGGTATAGCTTTGTTATTACTCGGCGTTTTCGCTATATACCTGCCTGGAAGCGGCCTCGGTCTGAGCCTCGTATCGTTATTCCTGATACTGCTCGGGTCATCATTTCTTGTCCCTCTCGCTACAAACCGGCTCACCCGTTTATACTCGGTTCTTCTGAGAAGGGCGGGCGCTGTCTACCGTATGGCCCCCGGGAATATCATCCGTTCCATAAGCAGGACCGGAGTCGCGATCGCCTCACTCACAATAGCGGTCTCGGTAATCGTAAGCGTAGACATAATGATAGGCAGTTTCAGGACAACCGTTGCGGACTGGCTGGACTATACCCTGAACGCCGACATTTTTATCTCGATGCCCTCGGGAAGCATAAGCGGCGACGCGGGAATAGACCCCGGCATTATAGACAGGCTCAAAGGGGTTCCCGGTGTCGATAGAGCGGCCACCGTAAGAAGGGTGATACTCAATACCCCCCGTTACGGCCGCCTGAATCTGGTCGCCGTAACCGAGGATGTGGGAATAAAGAACAGAAAGTTCCTCTGGAGCGAATCCGGGGGAGCCGATCTCTGGAAGAAGATGCAAAGCGGCTCCGTACTTGTTTCCGAATCCTTCGCCAACCGTAACGGTATAAAACATGTTCCGGGGGCGGTTGTGGAGCTTCCGACCGACAGCGGGTCAATGGAGTTCAAAATTTCCGGCGTCTATTACGATTACGGCGCTCAGGGGGGAATAGTGCTAATGTCCGACGAGCTCTACCGCGAATACTGGAAAGACAGGCTAATCACCTCCGTCGCCGCGTTTGTTTCCCCCGGCTCTGATGTGGGAAGGGTTATGGAGGAAATGCGAAATTCGATTTCGGGACGATACAATCTGACCTTAAGGTCGAACAGGGGACTTAAGGAATCCGCGATCGACACTTTCGACCGGACTTTCACCATAACGACCGCTCTTCGAATACTCGTCGTAATTGTCGCTTTTATCGGAGTGCTCAGCTCGCTGATGTCCCTCCAGCTTGAGAGGGCGCGAGAGTTCGGGGTGTTGCGGGCGCTCGGTGTGACCGTCTCACAACTGAGAAGGATGACGTTTCTCGAGAACGGTATTATAGGACTGACCGCGGGTATGCTCTCCATACCTATCGGCGTGGTTCTCTCCCTTATACTTATTTATGTTGTGAATCTCCGTTCGTTCGGCTGGACGCTCGAATTTTCCGCCGAGCCCCGGTACTTTATAGAGGCCCTTGTGATAGCCCTTGTAGCGGCCGTATGCGCCGGTATATATCCAGCCTTCCGAATTGGAAAACTAAACACGGCTTCCCTCATGAGGGAAGAATAG
- a CDS encoding ABC transporter ATP-binding protein, translating to MKEAKLRLKGVSKHFDEGGKRVDILEDVNAVVYNGELVSLLGKSGSGKTTLLNIISGIDSADEGEVLIGDTSLSDMTEEELTLFRRSRIGLVFQFFHLIPTLTVIENVTLPGELNGLARAESRRKAAGLLERVNLVERSNSYPDRLSGGEQQRVAIARALINDPDLILADEPTGNLDEDTAGEVLSLLLNLVRESGKTMIIATHSAEIKSFSDAVYTIHNGRLIPVSDDKDSRVLRT from the coding sequence ATGAAAGAAGCTAAATTGCGATTAAAAGGCGTGAGCAAGCATTTTGACGAAGGCGGAAAAAGGGTCGATATACTCGAGGACGTCAATGCCGTGGTTTACAACGGGGAGCTTGTGTCTCTTCTGGGAAAAAGCGGCTCCGGCAAAACGACGCTCCTTAACATAATCTCCGGCATAGACTCTGCCGACGAGGGAGAGGTGCTGATAGGGGATACTTCGCTTTCAGATATGACCGAGGAGGAGCTTACTTTGTTCCGCCGGAGCCGTATAGGGCTTGTTTTCCAGTTTTTTCATCTCATTCCGACTCTCACCGTAATTGAGAACGTTACGCTCCCAGGGGAGCTAAACGGCCTCGCCCGCGCGGAGAGCCGTCGGAAAGCGGCGGGGCTACTCGAAAGGGTAAACCTCGTTGAAAGGAGTAACTCCTATCCCGACCGCCTGTCGGGGGGCGAGCAGCAGAGGGTTGCCATAGCGCGGGCGCTTATCAATGATCCCGACCTTATTCTGGCGGATGAGCCCACGGGCAATCTGGACGAAGACACCGCGGGCGAGGTCCTGTCCCTCCTCCTCAATCTGGTCCGGGAGTCGGGTAAAACGATGATAATCGCCACTCACAGCGCCGAGATAAAGAGTTTCTCCGATGCCGTTTACACGATTCACAACGGGAGGCTCATTCCGGTATCAGATGACAAAGATTCCCGTGTCCTGCGAACCTGA
- a CDS encoding Ig domain-containing protein: MRIFFTLCIFIIMLFSSGCGDESQKAVEAGVDSPEATPEAPSFSEDELAGTTPVYDDYDSSVPSLSRVEAIKVVTLTENPRDGFKAEVVHSGNEPDDTSFLYDWKLNGDDITGESGEELEWRDEFKKGDTITVSVTPYSGLGQGALSAEGSFRIPNSPPVIISEPGASFEEGGFSYTVMAEDPDGDPVDFTLRNAPAGMTMEPATGLIRWEYGGEDAGDYIVTIIVSDSEGAQAVQELTLSINPDEESAFQ, encoded by the coding sequence ATGCGAATTTTTTTCACGTTATGTATTTTTATAATCATGCTCTTTTCTTCAGGCTGCGGCGACGAAAGTCAAAAAGCGGTCGAAGCGGGCGTGGATTCGCCCGAGGCGACCCCGGAGGCGCCTTCGTTTTCGGAGGATGAGCTCGCCGGGACAACGCCCGTTTACGATGATTACGATTCATCCGTGCCGTCATTATCCCGGGTAGAGGCGATAAAGGTTGTTACACTCACCGAGAATCCGCGAGACGGCTTTAAGGCCGAAGTCGTTCACTCCGGGAACGAACCCGATGATACGAGCTTTTTGTATGACTGGAAGCTGAACGGAGATGATATAACGGGCGAAAGCGGCGAGGAGCTCGAATGGCGCGATGAATTTAAAAAAGGGGATACCATAACGGTCTCAGTCACGCCCTACAGCGGTCTCGGGCAGGGCGCCCTGTCGGCAGAGGGCAGCTTCAGGATACCCAACTCTCCGCCCGTTATAATCTCAGAGCCGGGGGCTTCTTTTGAAGAAGGCGGGTTCAGCTACACGGTCATGGCGGAGGACCCTGACGGAGACCCCGTCGATTTTACCCTCCGGAACGCCCCCGCGGGTATGACGATGGAGCCCGCTACGGGTCTTATCCGTTGGGAATACGGAGGAGAAGATGCTGGGGACTATATTGTTACAATTATCGTTTCGGATTCAGAAGGCGCTCAGGCCGTACAGGAGCTCACGCTGTCGATAAACCCGGATGAGGAATCCGCCTTTCAATAG
- a CDS encoding Rne/Rng family ribonuclease: MYNQILINITFNETRVAVIENGSVAELYVERKSTPRIVGNIYKGIVGKVVPGMQAAFVDIGLEKSGFISVEDVHEDSLFDFFLENGDTSGQGAKQDKTLIQDILREGQHVLVQVLKESVGGKGAKLTSYIGIPGKYTVLLGSADIVGISRKIDDEEERERLGEVIRDIRPEGIGFIARTASEGISKEELEQDTRELIKIWEDVKRKSEEKKGPSLLYEEPRLYIKAIRDFISADIKKVLVDSEPVYGEITDYLKRNFPDADMTVELYEDQEPLFRRFGVESEIKKIFSKKVWLKSGGHIIIDEAEGLTVVDVNTGRYQSGKDQEETIYTLNLEAATEIVRQIRLRNLVGIVVVDFIDIKNRQLRDEIYEAFVEALKQDRARSAVLEMSQFGVIQMTRQRIRESLLTELAEPCPNCDGVGLLKSRHTVSYEIIRDIKYHVSKPHVKKIQVHADPGVIQRLKESELQNLKQLEKESGIKIGFKSVDGKVGKYELIVN; encoded by the coding sequence ATGTATAATCAGATACTGATTAATATTACGTTCAATGAAACCAGGGTCGCGGTGATTGAAAACGGCTCGGTGGCCGAGCTCTATGTAGAAAGAAAATCCACCCCTCGTATTGTCGGAAACATATACAAAGGAATAGTGGGGAAAGTGGTGCCCGGCATGCAGGCCGCCTTCGTCGATATAGGGCTTGAAAAATCCGGCTTTATATCGGTTGAAGATGTTCACGAGGATTCGCTTTTTGATTTTTTTCTCGAGAACGGAGACACGAGCGGGCAGGGCGCGAAGCAGGATAAAACACTTATACAGGATATTCTCAGAGAGGGGCAGCACGTTCTTGTTCAGGTCCTGAAGGAATCCGTAGGCGGCAAGGGCGCCAAGCTTACCTCATATATTGGAATACCGGGGAAATATACAGTCCTCCTCGGCTCCGCCGATATAGTTGGTATTTCCAGGAAAATAGACGATGAAGAGGAGAGGGAGAGGCTCGGCGAAGTCATCCGAGATATCAGGCCAGAGGGTATAGGGTTCATTGCCAGAACGGCCAGCGAGGGTATTTCGAAAGAGGAGCTGGAACAGGACACGAGGGAGTTAATTAAAATCTGGGAAGACGTAAAGCGGAAGAGCGAAGAGAAAAAAGGACCGTCTTTGCTCTATGAGGAACCCAGGCTGTATATCAAGGCTATAAGGGATTTTATATCCGCGGACATAAAAAAAGTGCTGGTTGATTCCGAGCCGGTTTACGGTGAGATAACCGATTATCTCAAGCGCAATTTCCCTGACGCGGATATGACCGTCGAGCTCTACGAGGACCAGGAACCTCTGTTCAGAAGGTTCGGGGTGGAGAGTGAAATAAAGAAAATTTTCAGTAAAAAGGTATGGCTCAAGTCGGGCGGCCATATAATCATAGACGAGGCCGAGGGGCTTACCGTAGTGGATGTGAATACGGGCAGGTACCAGAGCGGAAAAGACCAGGAAGAGACTATCTATACATTAAACCTCGAAGCCGCCACTGAGATTGTAAGGCAAATCAGGCTCAGAAATCTTGTGGGTATTGTCGTTGTGGATTTTATCGATATAAAAAACAGGCAGCTCCGCGATGAGATATATGAGGCTTTTGTCGAGGCGCTCAAGCAGGACAGGGCCAGGTCCGCCGTTCTTGAGATGTCCCAGTTCGGCGTAATACAAATGACCCGTCAGCGTATCAGAGAGAGCCTGTTGACCGAGCTTGCGGAGCCGTGTCCGAATTGCGACGGCGTCGGTCTGCTCAAATCCAGGCACACTGTCTCTTACGAAATCATCAGGGATATTAAATACCACGTCTCAAAACCCCATGTGAAGAAGATCCAGGTGCACGCGGATCCCGGTGTGATACAAAGGTTAAAGGAGTCCGAGCTTCAAAATCTGAAACAGCTCGAAAAGGAGAGCGGCATCAAAATCGGTTTTAAGTCGGTTGACGGTAAAGTCGGGAAATACGAGCTAATCGTTAATTGA
- a CDS encoding LysM peptidoglycan-binding domain-containing protein → MHFRIFLIVFLLTGMALAQGSLPQPKDGTTIYIVKPGDSLWKISGKFFGNPLFWPRLWEINPYIDNPNLIYPGDVISLKAQPPDIPVVKVEPKAHKVSFEDIEPPPPVYYYSRGGTEGFITRKQWEHMGTVLTSEPPKLLLGTGDIVYTNVGSKNGVGTGDKFTIFRTSKPVLHPLNGQRIGYKVQIEGELEIIEVLGKRKSTAVITSSYVEITRGARIRPQEPFVKEVVLRKGEQRVDGFIVDNKNNTALSGKGDVVYIDAGEVYSVVPGNTFSIYTLPRKVYDPDANKRVVIPGTLIGKMVILEVEEESATGIITDSSRQIELGNIVSLDI, encoded by the coding sequence ATGCATTTCAGAATTTTCTTAATTGTATTTCTGTTGACGGGAATGGCTCTGGCCCAGGGCAGCCTTCCACAACCCAAGGACGGCACAACTATTTATATTGTTAAACCGGGCGATTCTCTCTGGAAGATCTCCGGCAAATTTTTCGGGAACCCGCTGTTCTGGCCGAGACTATGGGAGATAAATCCATATATCGACAACCCCAATCTCATATATCCCGGAGACGTTATATCGCTAAAGGCCCAGCCGCCCGACATACCTGTGGTGAAGGTAGAGCCGAAAGCCCACAAGGTATCATTCGAGGACATAGAACCGCCTCCTCCGGTCTATTATTATTCGAGAGGGGGCACAGAAGGGTTTATTACACGGAAGCAGTGGGAACACATGGGCACGGTACTCACATCGGAGCCTCCTAAGTTGTTACTGGGCACGGGCGATATAGTTTATACGAACGTAGGCTCGAAGAACGGCGTCGGCACGGGGGACAAATTCACGATATTCCGGACTTCGAAACCGGTGCTCCATCCCCTCAATGGACAGAGAATAGGATATAAGGTTCAGATCGAGGGCGAGCTCGAGATTATAGAAGTACTGGGCAAGAGAAAATCGACCGCTGTCATCACTTCATCGTATGTGGAAATCACCAGAGGGGCGAGAATACGGCCACAGGAGCCGTTTGTAAAAGAGGTGGTCCTGAGAAAAGGCGAGCAAAGGGTCGACGGCTTTATAGTGGACAACAAAAACAATACGGCCCTGAGCGGCAAGGGAGACGTAGTGTATATCGACGCGGGAGAAGTCTATTCGGTAGTACCCGGCAATACATTTTCAATATACACCCTGCCCAGAAAGGTTTATGACCCTGACGCCAACAAAAGGGTGGTGATTCCGGGCACCCTTATCGGGAAGATGGTGATACTCGAAGTCGAGGAAGAGAGCGCCACGGGAATAATAACGGATAGCTCAAGACAAATAGAGCTCGGCAATATAGTGAGCCTGGATATCTGA
- a CDS encoding protein-L-isoaspartate(D-aspartate) O-methyltransferase: MELELFFPSVSFLLFLLSKSSPPGDGSDPDAGRRWEMVENQIISRGIRDSSVIQAMLKVPRQEFVPREHRQAAYNDNPVPIGRGVTVSQPYIVALMTELLRPVPGMKVLEVGTGSGYQSAVLVETGCELYTIEILEDIAERARKILDDLGYSGIRYKIGDGYEGWEEHAPFDGIIVTAAPGHIPRKLVEQLKPYGRIIIPVGEENQELLLIEKTEEGIVTKRITSVRFVPMTGEPEKE; encoded by the coding sequence ATGGAGCTCGAATTATTTTTCCCGTCAGTTTCCTTTCTTCTTTTCCTCCTGTCGAAGAGCTCTCCTCCCGGGGACGGAAGCGACCCGGATGCGGGGAGACGCTGGGAGATGGTGGAGAATCAGATTATCTCCCGCGGCATAAGAGACTCAAGCGTAATACAGGCCATGTTAAAAGTGCCCAGGCAGGAGTTCGTTCCCCGGGAGCACAGACAGGCGGCTTACAACGACAACCCGGTCCCTATTGGGAGGGGAGTAACGGTTTCCCAGCCCTATATAGTCGCCCTCATGACGGAGCTGCTTAGACCCGTCCCGGGTATGAAGGTGCTCGAGGTCGGCACAGGGTCCGGCTATCAGTCCGCCGTGCTGGTGGAGACGGGATGCGAGCTTTACACGATCGAGATTCTGGAGGATATAGCGGAAAGGGCGCGCAAAATTCTCGATGATCTCGGTTACTCCGGAATCCGCTATAAGATCGGCGACGGTTATGAGGGATGGGAGGAGCACGCTCCCTTCGACGGAATTATAGTGACCGCCGCCCCCGGCCATATTCCCCGGAAGCTCGTCGAGCAGTTAAAACCCTATGGAAGAATCATAATACCCGTCGGGGAGGAAAATCAGGAGCTTCTCCTGATCGAGAAAACCGAAGAGGGGATTGTAACTAAAAGGATAACGTCCGTACGCTTCGTACCCATGACCGGAGAGCCGGAAAAGGAGTGA